From one Planococcus citri chromosome 3, ihPlaCitr1.1, whole genome shotgun sequence genomic stretch:
- the LOC135840723 gene encoding uncharacterized protein LOC135840723 has protein sequence MLRNYLPRDMSIMEKIADDLTVKLEFVEVTTKTPRYSNLKDSFPIFIISTFGPKPLEGLISNLMSPAFCSSIGTSECPRESALKLYKSLNRIQSKAGVTLLSETWSTPIVFELMKLLDKDGRKYRLFTLEGNPLTWKDRIRSLGPINSSQFENNLIAELFNISSEIPLDTLLGVNKPLPQKISDYMCSRNYPSINIFKILKILHSIQLGVDMISKYECDDQLIKNTICLSQNPNEREILRMSVTSEVFVHEEDDYQKFLSSYEVSKKINSNILHTVWYD, from the exons ATGTTGAGGAACTATTTACCTCGTGATATGAGTATTATGGAAAAAATAGCTGATGATTTAACGGTTAAATTGGAATTCGTCGAAGTCACCACAAAAACTCCGCGatattcaaatttaaaagatagttttcctatttttataatttccacATTTGGTCCTAAACCCTTGGAAGGTTTGATTTCCAACCTTATGAGTCCAGCATTTTGTTCCAGCATTGGTACAAGTGAATGTCCCAGAGAATCAGCATTAAAGTTGTATAAA TCTCTGAATCGCATCCAAAGTAAAGCAGGAGTTACTCTATTATCTGAAACCTGGTCCACTCCGATAGTTTTTGAATTAATGAAACTACTGGATAAAGATGGAAGAAAATATCGATTATTCACCTTGGAAGGCAATCCTTTGACTTGGAAAGATCGTATTCGAAGTCTTGGACCGATAAATTCgagtcaatttgaaaataatctgaTCGCCGAATTATTCAATATCAGTTCGGAA ATCCCATTGGATACCTTATTAGGAGTGAACAAACCATTACCTCAAAAAATATCAGATTACATGTGCAGTCGAAATTATCCGTCGATTAATAtcttcaagattttaaaaattcttcactcAATTCAGCTCGGAGTAGACATGATTTCCAAATACGAATGCGACGatcaattaatcaaaaatacCATTTGCTTGTCACAGAATCCAAATGAAAGAGAAATATTGCGG atgtctGTCACGAGTGAAGTGTTTGTGCATGAAGAAGATGattatcagaaatttttaagcagttatgaagtttcgaaaaaaattaatagcaACATTTTACACACCGTGTGGTATGACTAG